From Panthera uncia isolate 11264 chromosome E1, Puncia_PCG_1.0, whole genome shotgun sequence, one genomic window encodes:
- the MPP2 gene encoding MAGUK p55 subfamily member 2 isoform X2 — MPVAATNSESAMQQVLDNLGSLPNATGAAELDLIFLRGIMESPIVRSLAKAHERLEETKLEAVRDNNLELVQEILRDLAQLAEQSSTAAELARILQEPHFQSLLETHDSVASKTYETPPPSPGLDPTFSNQPVPPDAVRMVGIRKTAGEHLGVTFRVEGGELVIARILHGGMVAQQGLLHVGDIIKEVNGQPVGSDPRALQELLRSASGSVILKILPSYQEPHLPRQVFVKCHFDYDPARDSLIPCKEAGLRFSAGDLLQIVNQDDANWWQACHVEGGSAGLIPSQLLEEKRKAFVKRDLELTPTSGTLCGSLSGKKKKRMMYLTTKNAEFDRHELLIYEEVARMPPFRRKTLVLIGAQGVGRRSLKNKLIMWDPDRYGTTVPYTSRRPKDSEREGQGYSFVSRGEMEADIRAGRYLEHGEYEGNLYGTRIDSIRGVVAAGKVCVLDVNPQAVKVLRTAEFVPYVVFIEAPDYETLRAMNRAALESGLSTKQLTEADLRRTVEESSRIQRGYGHYFDLSLVNTNLERTFRELQAAMEKLRTEPQWVPVSWVY; from the exons ATGCCAGTTGCTGCCACCAACTCTGAGTCTG CCATGCAGCAAGTCCTGGACAACCTGGGATCCCTCCCCAATGCCACGGGGGCCGCGGAGCTGGACCTGATCTTCCTTCGAGGCATTATGGAAAGTCCCATAGTAAGATCCCTGGCCAAG GCCCACGAGCGGCTGGAGGAGACCAAGCTGGAGGCCGTGCGGGACAACAACCTGGAGCTGGTGCAGGAGATCCTTCGGGATCTGGCGCagctggcagagcagagcagcACCGCCGCGGAGCTGGCCCGCATCCTCCAAGAGCCTCACTTCCAG tccCTCCTGGAGACACACGACTCTGTGGCCTCGAAGACCTATGAGACTCCCCCGCCCAGCCCTGGCCTGGACCCCACCTTCAGCAACCAGCCGGTGCCTCCCGACGCGGTCCGCATGGTGGGCATCCGCAAGACCGCTGGAGAGCATCTG GGAGTGACGTTCCGTGTGGAGGGCGGCGAGTTGGTGATCGCGCGCATTCTGCACGGCGGCATGGTGGCTCAGCAAGGCCTGCTGCACGTGGGCGACATCATCAAGGAGGTGAACGGGCAGCCAGTGGGCAGCGACCCCCGCGCGCTGCAGGAACTCTTGCGCAGTGCCAGCGGCAGCGTCATCCTCAAGATCCTGCCCAGCTACCAGGAGCCCCATCTGCCCCGCCAG GTATTTGTGAAATGCCACTTCGACTACGACCCTGCAAGAGACAGCCTTATCCCCTGCAAGGAAGCCGGCCTGCGCTTCAGTGCTGGGGACTTACTGCAGATTGTAAACCAGGACGATGCTAACTGGTGGCAG GCATGCCACGTCGAAGGGGGCAGTGCTGGGCTCATCCCCAGCCAGCTGCTGGAGGAGAAGCGGAAAGCCTTTGTCAAACGGGATCTGGAGCTGACACCCACCTCAG GGACATTATGTGGCAgcctttcaggaaagaaaaagaagcgaATGATGTATTTGACTACGAAGAATGCAG AGTTTGACCGGCATGAGCTGCTCATTTATGAGGAGGTGGCCCGCATGCCCCCCTTCCGCCGGAAAACCCTGGTGCTCATCGGAGCCCAGGGTGTGGGCCGGCGCAGCCTGAAGAACAAACTCATCATGTGGGATCCAGATCGCTATGGCACCACCGTGCCCT aCACGTCCCGGCGGCCCAAGGACTCCGAACGGGAAGGTCAGGGCTACAGCTTTGTGTCCCGTGGGGAGATGGAGGCGGACATCCGCGCTGGGCGCTACCTGGAACATGGCGAGTACGAGGGCAACCTGTATGGCACGCGCATCGACTCCATCCGGGGCGTGGTCGCCGCCGGCAAAGTGTGCGTGCTGGATGTCAACCCCCAG GCAGTGAAAGTGCTGAGAACAGCTGAGTTTGTCCCTTATGTGGTGTTCATCGAGGCCCCTGACTACGAGACCCTCCGGGCCATGAACCGGGCTGCATTGGAGAGTGGGCTGTCCACCAAGCAGCTTACG GAGGCAGACCTGAGGAGGACCGTGGAAGAGAGCAGCCGCATCCAGAGAGGCTACGGGCACTACTTCGACCTCAGCCTGGTCAACACCAACCTGGAGAGGACCTTTCGTGAGCTCCAGGCTGCCATGGAGAAGCTGCGGACAGAGCCCCAGTGGGTGCCTGTCAGCTGGGTGTACTGA
- the MPP2 gene encoding MAGUK p55 subfamily member 2 isoform X1: MQQVLDNLGSLPNATGAAELDLIFLRGIMESPIVRSLAKAHERLEETKLEAVRDNNLELVQEILRDLAQLAEQSSTAAELARILQEPHFQSLLETHDSVASKTYETPPPSPGLDPTFSNQPVPPDAVRMVGIRKTAGEHLGVTFRVEGGELVIARILHGGMVAQQGLLHVGDIIKEVNGQPVGSDPRALQELLRSASGSVILKILPSYQEPHLPRQVFVKCHFDYDPARDSLIPCKEAGLRFSAGDLLQIVNQDDANWWQACHVEGGSAGLIPSQLLEEKRKAFVKRDLELTPTSGTLCGSLSGKKKKRMMYLTTKNAEFDRHELLIYEEVARMPPFRRKTLVLIGAQGVGRRSLKNKLIMWDPDRYGTTVPYTSRRPKDSEREGQGYSFVSRGEMEADIRAGRYLEHGEYEGNLYGTRIDSIRGVVAAGKVCVLDVNPQAVKVLRTAEFVPYVVFIEAPDYETLRAMNRAALESGLSTKQLTEADLRRTVEESSRIQRGYGHYFDLSLVNTNLERTFRELQAAMEKLRTEPQWVPVSWVY; this comes from the exons ATGCAGCAAGTCCTGGACAACCTGGGATCCCTCCCCAATGCCACGGGGGCCGCGGAGCTGGACCTGATCTTCCTTCGAGGCATTATGGAAAGTCCCATAGTAAGATCCCTGGCCAAG GCCCACGAGCGGCTGGAGGAGACCAAGCTGGAGGCCGTGCGGGACAACAACCTGGAGCTGGTGCAGGAGATCCTTCGGGATCTGGCGCagctggcagagcagagcagcACCGCCGCGGAGCTGGCCCGCATCCTCCAAGAGCCTCACTTCCAG tccCTCCTGGAGACACACGACTCTGTGGCCTCGAAGACCTATGAGACTCCCCCGCCCAGCCCTGGCCTGGACCCCACCTTCAGCAACCAGCCGGTGCCTCCCGACGCGGTCCGCATGGTGGGCATCCGCAAGACCGCTGGAGAGCATCTG GGAGTGACGTTCCGTGTGGAGGGCGGCGAGTTGGTGATCGCGCGCATTCTGCACGGCGGCATGGTGGCTCAGCAAGGCCTGCTGCACGTGGGCGACATCATCAAGGAGGTGAACGGGCAGCCAGTGGGCAGCGACCCCCGCGCGCTGCAGGAACTCTTGCGCAGTGCCAGCGGCAGCGTCATCCTCAAGATCCTGCCCAGCTACCAGGAGCCCCATCTGCCCCGCCAG GTATTTGTGAAATGCCACTTCGACTACGACCCTGCAAGAGACAGCCTTATCCCCTGCAAGGAAGCCGGCCTGCGCTTCAGTGCTGGGGACTTACTGCAGATTGTAAACCAGGACGATGCTAACTGGTGGCAG GCATGCCACGTCGAAGGGGGCAGTGCTGGGCTCATCCCCAGCCAGCTGCTGGAGGAGAAGCGGAAAGCCTTTGTCAAACGGGATCTGGAGCTGACACCCACCTCAG GGACATTATGTGGCAgcctttcaggaaagaaaaagaagcgaATGATGTATTTGACTACGAAGAATGCAG AGTTTGACCGGCATGAGCTGCTCATTTATGAGGAGGTGGCCCGCATGCCCCCCTTCCGCCGGAAAACCCTGGTGCTCATCGGAGCCCAGGGTGTGGGCCGGCGCAGCCTGAAGAACAAACTCATCATGTGGGATCCAGATCGCTATGGCACCACCGTGCCCT aCACGTCCCGGCGGCCCAAGGACTCCGAACGGGAAGGTCAGGGCTACAGCTTTGTGTCCCGTGGGGAGATGGAGGCGGACATCCGCGCTGGGCGCTACCTGGAACATGGCGAGTACGAGGGCAACCTGTATGGCACGCGCATCGACTCCATCCGGGGCGTGGTCGCCGCCGGCAAAGTGTGCGTGCTGGATGTCAACCCCCAG GCAGTGAAAGTGCTGAGAACAGCTGAGTTTGTCCCTTATGTGGTGTTCATCGAGGCCCCTGACTACGAGACCCTCCGGGCCATGAACCGGGCTGCATTGGAGAGTGGGCTGTCCACCAAGCAGCTTACG GAGGCAGACCTGAGGAGGACCGTGGAAGAGAGCAGCCGCATCCAGAGAGGCTACGGGCACTACTTCGACCTCAGCCTGGTCAACACCAACCTGGAGAGGACCTTTCGTGAGCTCCAGGCTGCCATGGAGAAGCTGCGGACAGAGCCCCAGTGGGTGCCTGTCAGCTGGGTGTACTGA